One Lepisosteus oculatus isolate fLepOcu1 chromosome 13, fLepOcu1.hap2, whole genome shotgun sequence genomic region harbors:
- the olfcu1 gene encoding olfactory receptor CU1, whose amino-acid sequence MSVSFDYRAFRWVQTMIFAIEEINKNGTLLPGVSLGYKIADSCDNVHDGLRGALTLVNGNDEAVLSPKCNKSFPVSAIIGLASSSPTRAVAHTIGPFGVPLISYFATCACLTNKREFPTFLRTVPSDLFQVRGLVQLVTHFKWTWVGAVATDDDYGQYGLQSFAEQLKEHGGCLSFYKTIPKTYSAEKIRQIVETIKSSTAKVIIVFTTEGKFSELLKEVIRQNVTGRQWVASEAWVTATLLSTTEFQETLGGTIGFAFRSAQIPGLRDFLWRIRPSPSPESVFVNMFWEKLFDCKLNFPGVKTNYLAPNSHICTGSEDFRATNNIYSDVSQLRVSYNVYKAVYGIAHALHELLECKHKGEALGNRACKAVFPFEHRQLLNYLKKVDFINQFGERVNFDENGEPVPLYDIINWQKDDSGNIRFVKVGSFDASTPKGTQLNINEKDIMWYDGQEQVPRSVCSKSCPPGTRKAIRVGEPLCCFDCLPCAEGEISYESDSTECTKCPPDHWSDKDRTMCEPRAIEFLSFQDTLGIILVILTFVGVSVTLATVVIFYNCRSTPLVRANNSELSFLLLIALALCFLCSLLFIGKPSVWSCMARHAAFAISFVLCISCILVKTIVVLVAFRATLPGSNAIKRFGPLQQRAIIFLCTVVQAVLCALWLIVAPPFPFKNTSYQGGKIILECKDGSTLAFYLVLGYIGLLSCVCFVLAFLGRKLPGTFNEAKFITFSMFIFFAVWISFIPAYQSSPGKYTVAVEIFAILSSSFGLLICIFAPKCYIILLRPEKNTKKSITCSKIKKNNTL is encoded by the exons ATGTCTGTTAGTTTTGATTACAGGGCTTTTCGCTGGGTTCAGACCATGATCTTTGCAATTGAAGAAATCAACAAGAATGGCACTCTTCTGCCTGGAGTGTCCTTGGGCTATAAAATTGCGGACAGCTGTGATAATGTTCATGACGGCCTGAGAGGGGCATTGACTCTGGTAAATGGCAACGATGAAGCTGTCTTAAGTCCAAAGTGCAACAAGAGCTTTCCAGTATCTGCCATCATTGGTCTGGCTTCCTCTTCTCCTACCCGAGCAGTTGCTCACACCATAGGGCCTTTTGGTGTTCCACTG ATCAGTTACTTTGCTACATGTGCTTGTTTGACCAACAAACGAGAATTTCCCACTTTTCTCCGGACAGTTCCCAGCGATTTATTTCAGGTCAGAGGACTGGTCCAGCTGGTGACACATTTCAAATGGACCTGGGTGGGCGCTGTTGCAACAGATGATGATTATGGTCAATACGGCCTCCAGTCGTTTGCGGAGCAACTGAAGGAACATGGCGGATGTTTGTCCTTTTACAAAACAATACCCAAGACCTACTCTGCAGAAAAAATCAGACAGATAGTGGAAACCATCAAAAGTTCAACTGCTAAGGTTATCATTGTCTTCACAACAGAGGGGAAGTTTTCTGAACTCCTGAAAGAGGTGATACGTCAGAATGTTACTGGCAGGCAGTGGGTGGCAAGCGAGGCCTGGGTCACAGCTACGCTGCTTTCCACAACGGAGTTCCAGGAAACTTTGGGAGGAACTATCGGCTTTGCATTTCGCAGTGCACAAATACCTGGGCTTAGGGACTTCCTCTGGAGGATCAGGCCCTCTCCCAGCCCAGAGTCAGTGTTTGTTAACATGTTTTGGGAAAAGCTGTTTGACTGCAAGCTTAATTTCCCCGGGGTCAAAACAAACTATCTAGCTCCCAACTCCCATATCTGCACAGGCTCAGAAGACTTCAGGGCAACTAACAACATTTACTCAGATGTTTCTCAGCTAAGAGTTTCCTACAATGTGTACAAGGCTGTGTATGGCATCGCTCATGCTTTGCACGAACTGCTGGAGTGCAAGCACAAAGGAGAGGCACTGGGGAATAGAGCCTGCAAAGCTGTCTTTCCTTTTGAACACAGGCAG CTGCTAAACTATTTGAAAAAAGTTGATTTTATAAACCAATTTGGAGAAAGAGTGAATTTTGATGAAAATGGAGAGCCAGTGCCTCTATACGACATTATAAATTGGCAGAAAGATGACAGTGGAAACATCCGATTTGTAAAAGTTGGAAGTTTTGATGCCTCCACTCCGAAAGGGACACAGCTGAACATAAATGAAAAGGATATCATGTGGTATGATGGTCAGGAACAG GTGCCAAGGTCAGTGTGCAGTAAGAGCTGTCCCCCAGGTACCAGGAAAGCCATTCGTGTGGGGGAGCCTCTGTGCTGTTTCGACTGCCTACCCTGTGCCGAGGGGGAAATCAGCTACGAATCTG ACTCTACTGAGTGTACAAAGTGTCCTCCGGATCACTGGTCTGATAAAGACAGGACGATGTGTGAACCGAGAGCAATAGAGTTCCTCTCCTTCCAGGACACTCTGGGAATCATTTTAGTCATTTTGACTTTTGTGGGGGTTTCTGTAACACTGGCCACTGTTGTCATTTTCTACAATTGCAGAAGCACCCCCCTGGTCAGAGCTAACAACTCGGAGCTCAGCTTCCTGCTGCTGATTGCCTTGGCTCTCTGTTTCCTGTGTTCACTTCTGTTCATCGGCAAACCATCGGTCTGGAGCTGTATGGCTCGCCACGCAGCCTTTGCAATCAGCTTTGTGCTGTGCATCTCCTGCATTCTTGTAAAGACTATCGTAGTGCTAGTCGCCTTCAGAGCCACACTGCCCGGATCCAACGCGATCAAACGGTTCGGTCCTTTGCAACAAAGAGCGATCATTTTTCTCTGCACAGTCGTTCAAGCTGTGCTGTGTGCCCTGTGGCTCATCGTGGCTCCCCCTTTCCCTTTCAAAAATACGTCCTACCAGGGTGGGAAGATCATCCTTGAATGTAAAGATGGATCAACGCTGGCCTTCTATTTAGTTTTGGGATATATCGGACTTCTTTCTTGTGTTTGTTTCGTGTTAGCTTTTTTAGGCAGAAAATTGCCCGGCACCTTTAACGAAGCCAAATTCATCACCTTcagtatgtttatattttttgcagTTTGGATATCATTTATACCAGCTTATCAAAGCTCCCCGGGAAAATACACAGTGGCAGTGGAAATATTTGCTATTCTTTCCTCCAGTTTTGGACTTCTTATCTGTATATTTGCACCTAAGTGTTATATAATTTTGCTGAGACCTGAGAAGAACACTAAAAAAAGCATTACGtgtagtaaaattaaaaaaaacaacacactttAA
- the LOC138242150 gene encoding extracellular calcium-sensing receptor-like, whose amino-acid sequence MWLVAVPLLAHLTHAGSTCRHQGSPGSAQFTNDGDFVIGGIFSMHSNIYVLKYNYNVTPGPVRCKSLDPRELRFARAMIFAIEEINNSSEILPGVTLGYRIYDSCAAIPVALKAALDLMNGQEAVFSTNTSCTKPAFVPAIVGESGSTPTIAISRVIGPFSIPVISHYATCACLSNKHDFPTFFRTIPSDYFQATALAQLVKHFGWTWIGAVRSDNDYGNFGMAAFLQAAQAEGICIEYSEAFYRTNPREKILKVVDVIKKSTAKVIVAFLATGDMLVLLQELSTQDIPALQWVGSETWLTDPEVLHYNLLSGSIGFGIPKSVIPGLKEFLVKISPAEIASSPLLTEFWESAFSCSFSANNTSSSKKVCTGSENLRELQNPYTDASQLRITYKVYKAVYAIAHSIHNQICKNSPSSLLQCEKNIKLEPWQVLQQLKTVNFTTKSGDRVYFDANGDPAATYELVNWQVNEEGKAQFVTVGHYDASAPEGQTFTMNDRTIIWAGGKSKNNKSVCSESCPPGTRKAVQKGRPVCCFDCVPCAEGEISNTTDSTDCMTCLLQYWPNAQKDKCIPKPIEFLSFGDVLGIILVVFSITGAFVTSAVGVVFFIFRSTPIVKANNSELSFLLLFSLTLCFLCSLTFIGQPSDWSCMLRHTAFGITFVLCISCVLGKTIVVLMAFRATLPGSNIMKWFGPTQQRLSVLAFTLVQALICIVWLILSPPFLNRNMKYYKDRIILECDLGSAGAFWAVLGYIGFLSAMCFLLAFLARKLPDNFNEAKFITFSMLIFCAVWITFIPAYVSSPGKFTVAVEIFAILASSFGLIFCIFVPKCYIIILKPERNTKKHMIGKMPSKSL is encoded by the exons AACCCATGCAGGGTCTACTTGTAGACACCAGGGCTCTCCAGGCTCAGCACAGTTCACAAACGATGGAGACTTTGTGATTGGAGGGATATTTTCAATGCACAGCAACATTTATGTCTTGAAGTACAACTACAATGTTACTCCTGGTCCTGTACGATGCAAAAG TCTGGATCCAAGAGAGCTTCGATTTGCTCGGGCAATGATCTTTGCCATCGAGGAGATAAACAACAGTTCAGAGATCCTTCCCGGAGTCACACTGGGCTACAGGATCTATGATTCTTGTGCAGCTATACCAGTGGCTCTGAAAGCTGCCCTTGATTTGATGAATGGGCAGGAGGCAGTTTTTTCCACCAACACCTCTTGCACCAAACCAGCCTTTGTCCCAGCCATAGTGGGAGAGTCTGGATCTACACCTACAATAGCCATTTCCAGAGTTATTGGGCCCTTCAGCATTCCAGTG ATAAGCCATTATGCCACATGTGCTTGTCTGAGCAACAAACACGATTTCCCAACGTTTTTCAGAACGATCCCCAGCGATTATTTCCAGGCAACAGCCCTGGCACAGCTTGTCAAACACTTCGGATGGACTTGGATTGGCGCAGTAAGAAGTGATAACGATTACGGAAACTTCGGGATGGCAGCGTTCTTACAGGCAGCCCAAGCAGAAGGCATTTGCATCGAATATTCGGAGGCCTTTTACAGAACAAATCCCAGGGAGAAAATTCTGAAAGTTGTGGATGTCATAAAGAAATCCACTGCAAAGGTTATTGTAGCATTCCTTGCAACAGGTGACATGCTTGTTCTGCTTCAGGAATTATCCACTCAGGATATTCCTGCCTTGCAGTGGGTAGGCAGTGAAACTTGGCTCACTGATCCAGAGGTCCTGCATTACAACCTGTTGAGTGGGTCGATAGGATTTGGCATCCCAAAATCTGTTATTCCAGGGTTGAAAGAGTTTCTGGTGAAGATCAGTCCAGCTGAGATCGCCAGCAGCCCCCTGCTGACAGAGTTTTGGGAGAGTGCTTTCAGCTGTAGCTTCTCAGCTAACAACACCTCTTCAAGCAAGAAAGTGTGCACAGGGTCAGAGAATTTACGAGAACTGCAAAACCCCTACACAGATGCGTCTCAGTTAAGAATTACTTATAAAGTGTACAAAGCAGTCTATGCTATCGCTCATTCGATTCATAATCAGATATGCAAGAATTCTCCATCTTCTCTTTTGCAGTGTGAGAAAAACATAAAGCTTGAGCCATGGCAG GTACTGCAGCAGCTTAAAACTGTGAATTTCACAACCAAGAGTGGGGACAGAGTTTACTTTGATGCAAATGGAGACCCAGCAGCCACCTATGAGCTGGTAAACTGGCAGGTGAATGAAGAAGGAAAGGCCCAGTTTGTGACAGTCGGCCACTATGATGCATCAGCACCTGAGGGACAGACCTTTACAATGAACGACAGAACTATCATCTGGGCAGGAGGGAAAAGCAAG AACAATAAATCAGTGTGCAGTGAGAGCTGTCCTCCAGGCACTCGGAAGGCTGTTCAGAAGGGAAGGCCTGTCTGCTGCTTTGACTGTGTACCATGTGCTGAAGGAGAGATCAGCAACACTACAG ATTCCACGGATTGCATGACTTGTCTACTACAGTACTGGCCAAATGCTCAAAAGGACAAGTGCATCCCAAAGCCGATAGAATTCCTGTCTTTTGGAGATGTTCTAGGAATCATTTTAGTGGTATTTTCTATAACTGGAGCTTTCGTAACTTCTGCTGTTGGTGTGGTTTTCTTTATATTCAGAAGTACTCCCATTGTCAAAGCCAATAACTCTGAACTGAGTttccttctgctcttttcattgacactgtgtttcctctgttcaCTTACTTTCATCGGCCAGCCCTCTGACTGGTCCTGTATGTTGCGCCACACAGCATTTGGGATCACATTTGTCCTGTGCATCTCTTGTGTCCTGGGGAAAACAATAGTGGTGTTAATGGCCTTTAGGGCTACACTGCCAGGCAGTAACATTATGAAATGGTTTGGCCCCACACAGCAGCGGTTAAGTGTTCTTGCTTTCACACTAGTACAGGCTTTAATATGCATCGTATGGCTGATACTTTCTCCTCCTTTTCTAAAtcgaaatatgaaatattataaAGACAGAATAATTCTGGAGTGTGACCTAGGATCTGCAGGTGCATTCTGGGCTGTGTTAGGGTATATAGGATTCCTCTCTGCCATGTGCTTTCTGCTCGCTTTCCTGGCTCGGAAGCTGCCTGATAACTTCAATGaagccaaattcattacattcagcATGCTCATATTCTGTGCTGTCTGGATCACCTTTATCCCAGCATATGTTAGTTCCCCTGGGAAGTTTACAGTAGCTGTggaaatatttgctattttagcttCTAGTTTTGGATTGATCTTCTGCATTTTTGTTCCTAAatgttatattataatattgaaACCTGAaaggaatacaaaaaaacacatgatAGGTAAGATGCCCTCAAAATCTCTTTAA
- the LOC102695413 gene encoding extracellular calcium-sensing receptor-like, whose amino-acid sequence MIFAIEEINNSSEILPGVTLGYRIYDSCAAIPVALKAALDLMNGQEAVFSTNTSCTKPAFVPAIVAESGSTPTIAISRVVGPFSIPVVSYFATCACLSNKHEFPTFFRTIPSDYFQATALAQLVKHFGWTWIGAVRSDNDYGNFGMAAFLQAAQAEGICIEYSEAFYRTNPREKILKVVDVIKKSTAKVIVAFLATGDMLVLLQELSTQDIPALQWVGSETWLTDPEVLHYNLLSGSIGFGIPKSVIPGLKEFLVKISPAEIASSPLLTEFWESAFSCSFSANNTSSSKKVCTGSENLRELQNPYTDTSQLRITYKVYKAVYAIAHSMHILACNNLTVSRCDKNTKIEPGQVLQQLKTVNFTTKSGDRVYFDANGDPAATYELVNWQVNEEGKAQLLTVGHYDASAPEGQTFTMNDRTIIWAGGKSKIPKSVCSESCAPGTRKAVQKGRPACCFDCVPCAEGEISNTTDSTDCMTCPLQYWPNAQKDKCIPKPIEFLSFGDVLGIILVVFSITGAFVTSAVGVVFFIFRSTPIVKANNSELSFLLLFSLTLCFLCSLTFIGQPSDWSCMLRHTAFGITFVLCISCVLGKTIVVLMAFRATLPGNNIMKWFGPTQQRLSVLGFTLVQVLICILWLIISPPFPNMNMKYYAERIILECDLGSAGAFWAVLGYIGFLSAMCFVLAFLARNLPDNFNEAKFITFSMLIFCAVWITFIPAYISSPGKFTVAVEIFAILASSFGLIICIFVPKCYIILLQPEKNTKKHMMGKVPSKSL is encoded by the exons ATGATCTTTGCCATCGAGGAGATAAACAACAGTTCAGAGATCCTTCCCGGAGTCACACTGGGCTACAGGATCTATGATTCTTGTGCAGCTATACCAGTGGCTCTGAAAGCTGCCCTTGATTTGATGAACGGGCAGGAGGCAGTTTTTTCCACCAACACCTCTTGCACCAAACCAGCCTTTGTCCCAGCCATAGTGGCGGAGTCTGGATCTACACCTACAATAGCCATTTCCAGAGTTGTTGGGCCCTTCAGCATTCCAGTG gtGAGTTATTTTGCTACATGTGCTTGTCTGAGCAACAAACATGAGTTCCCAACGTTTTTCAGAACGATCCCCAGCGATTATTTCCAGGCAACAGCCCTGGCACAGCTTGTCAAACACTTCGGATGGACTTGGATTGGCGCAGTAAGAAGTGATAACGATTACGGAAACTTCGGGATGGCAGCGTTCTTACAAGCAGCCCAAGCAGAAGGCATTTGTATCGAATATTCGGAAGCCTTTTACAGAACAAATCCCAGGGAGAAAATTCTGAAAGTTGTGGATGTCATAAAGAAATCCACTGCAAAGGTTATTGTTGCATTCCTTGCAACAGGTGACATGCTTGTTCTGCTTCAGGAATTATCCACTCAGGATATTCCTGCCTTGCAGTGGGTAGGCAGTGAAACTTGGCTCACTGATCCAGAGGTCCTGCATTACAACCTGTTGAGTGGATCGATAGGATTTGGCATCCCAAAATCCGTTATTCCAGGGTTGAAAGAGTTCCTGGTGAAGATCAGTCCAGCTGAGATCGCCAGCAGCCCCCTGCTGACAGAGTTTTGGGAGAGTGCTTTCAGCTGTAGCTTCTCAGCTAACAACACCTCTTCAAGCAAGAAAGTGTGCACAGGGTCAGAGAATTTACGAGAACTGCAAAACCCCTACACAGATACATCTCAGTTAAGAATTACTTATAAAGTATACAAAGCAGTCTATGCTATTGCTCATTCTATGCACATCCTGGCCTGCAATAATCTCACTGTGTCCAGGTgcgacaaaaatacaaaaattgaaCCAGGGCAG gtactgcagcagCTTAAAACTGTGAATTTCACAACCAAGAGTGGGGACAGAGTTTACTTTGATGCAAATGGAGACCCAGCAGCCACCTATGAGCTGGTAAACTGGCAGGTGAATGAAGAAGGAAAGGCCCAGTTACTGACAGTCGGCCACTATGATGCATCAGCACCTGAGGGACAGACCTTTACAATGAACGACAGAACTATCATCTGGGCAGGAGGGAAAAGCAAG ATCCCTAAATCAGTGTGCAGTGAGAGCTGCGCTCCAGGCACTCGGAAGGCTGTTCAGAAGGGAAGGCCTGCCTGCTGCTTTGACTGTGTACCGTGTGCTGAAGGAGAGATCAGCAACACTACAG aTTCCACGGATTGCATGACTTGTCCACTACAGTACTGGCCAAACGCTCAAAAGGACAAGTGCATCCCGAAGCCGATAGAATTCCTGTCTTTTGGAGATGTTCTAGGAATCATTTTAGTGGTATTTTCTATAACTGGAGCTTTCGTAACTTCTGCTGTTGGTGTGGTTTTCTTTATATTCAGAAGTACTCCCATTGTCAAAGCCAATAACTCTGAACTGAGTttccttctgctcttttcattgacactgtgtttcctctgttcaCTTACTTTCATTGGCCAGCCCTCTGACTGGTCCTGTATGTTGCGCCACACAGCATTTGGGATCACATTTGTCCTGTGCATCTCTTGTGTTCTGGGGAAAACAATAGTGGTGTTAATGGCCTTTAGGGCTACACTGCCAGGCAATAACATTATGAAATGGTTTGGCCCCACACAGCAGCGCTTAAGTGTTCTGGGTTTCACACTAGTACAGGTATTGATATGTATTCTTTGGTTGATAATATCACCTCCTTTTCCAAACATGAACATGAAATATTATGCAGAGAGAATCATTCTGGAGTGTGACCTGGGATCTGCAGGTGCATTCTGGGCTGTGTTAGGGTATATAGGATTCCTCTCTGCCATGTGCTTTGTGCTCGCTTTCCTGGCTCGGAATCTACCTGATAACTTCAATGAAGCCAAATTCATTACGTTCAGCATGCTCATATTCTGTGCTGTCTGGATCACCTTTATCCCAGCTTATATCAGCTCTCCCGGAAAATTTACAGTAGCTGTggaaatatttgctattttagcttCAAGTTTTGGTTTGATAATCTGTATTTTTGTTCCGAAATGCTATATTATATTACTGCAGCCtgaaaagaatacaaaaaaacacatgatGGGTAAAGTGCCCTCTAAATCtctttga